One stretch of Macaca nemestrina isolate mMacNem1 chromosome 17, mMacNem.hap1, whole genome shotgun sequence DNA includes these proteins:
- the LOC105469224 gene encoding LOW QUALITY PROTEIN: uncharacterized protein (The sequence of the model RefSeq protein was modified relative to this genomic sequence to represent the inferred CDS: deleted 2 bases in 1 codon): MAPECAKTAQQLRCLTETVERPLCPTMPAWGRPSLGLLRVPPVCPPKGGRGCGCSQPLLEVGLWVGMWAALGRHGCRCIPAIRTTLLLPSPPLCTPMKKRGHRPTEREGYCSWHLMGSICCIPLGCCPGWIGKELAGRLSSVLTTWLGGSRGAWQGQSTGPGNWGLVHVCMHMCVCICMHMCVLGGGEEAEKPHPLLVAAVLLRASAARGCHYTSWQVSASKTVLGSSPSWLSWRWESQLSPVASRVGPCCGIGWPVLLPPP; this comes from the exons ATGGCCCCCGAATGTGCCAAAACAGCCCAGCAGCTGCGCTGCCTCACA GAAACTGTGGAGAGGCCCCTCTGTCCCACCATGCCTGCCTGGGGACGGCCTTCACTCGGGCTACTCAGGGTTCCCCCAGTCTGTCCACCCAAGGGCGGCAGGGGCTGTGGGTGCTCCCAGCCCCTTTTGGAGGTCGGTCTGTGGGTAGGAATGTGGGCTGCCTTGGGGCGTCACGGCTGCAGGTGCATACCAGCCATCAGAACAACCCTCCTGCTCCCCAGCCCGCCCCTCTGCACCCCCATGAAGAAACGCGGCCACCGGCCCACAGAGAGGGAGGGATATTGTTCTTGGCATTTGATGGGAAGCATCTGCTGCATCCCACTGgggtgttgcccaggatggattGGAAAAGAGTTGGCAGGAAGGCTGAGCTCTGTGCTCACAACCTGGCTTGGCGGTAGCCGAGGAGCTTGGCAGGGGCAGAGTACAGGACCTGGGAACTGGGGGCtggtgcatgtgtgcatgcacatgtgtgtgtgtatctgtatgcacatgtgtgtgctggggggtggggaggaagctgAGAAACCACATCCCCTCCTCGTTGCTGCTGTGTTGCTGCGTGCTTCAGCAGCACGTGGGTGTCACTACACTTCCTGGCAGGTGTCAGCCTCCAAGACTGTGCTGGGCTCTTCTCCCAGTTGGCTCAGTTGGAGGTGGGAGTCCCAACTGTCCCCTGTGGCTTCCAGAGTGGGACCTTGCTGCGGGATAGGCTGGCCAGTGCTGCTCCCTCCCCCGTGA